In a genomic window of Myotis daubentonii chromosome X, mMyoDau2.1, whole genome shotgun sequence:
- the LOC132223758 gene encoding T-cell leukemia/lymphoma protein 1A-like, with the protein MPRLSSTLHLTSHPIYLDIRGPSVYEDDKHRTWLHLVMETGGVLQVLLHQEDIPGGYIPLTTGPLTSSTMPLMWTIQPGNQYLDSMGRFWRIVRHVKENGLEKMTLELKEDS; encoded by the coding sequence ATGCCAAGGCTCTCATCAACTTTGCATCTCACCTCACACCCCATCTACCTGGATATCCGTGGGCCCTCGGTGTATGAGGATGACAAGCATCGCACATGGCTGCATCTCGTCATGGAGACAGGAGGTGTCCTGCAAGTACTGTTGCACCAAGAAGACATCCCCGGTGGGTATATCCCACTCACCACCGGCCCGCTGACCTCGAGCACCATGCCTTTGATGTGGACGATCCAACCTGGCAACCAGTACCTGGACTCCATGGGCCGGTTCTGGCGTATTGTGCGCCACGTCAAGGAGAATGGTTTGGAGAAAATGACCCTTGAGCTGAAGGAAGACTCGTAG
- the LOC132223759 gene encoding protein p13 MTCP-1-like translates to MAELPSKVHLTSHPICLKIRGPLMYEDENQCTWHHFVMDQGGDLQVRLCQVNIPSGHMALTTSPLTSSTMPSMWTLHLGKRYLDSMGWFWRIVNHVKEDDMEEMNLKLMKDS, encoded by the coding sequence ATGGCCGAGCTCCCATCAAAGGTGCACCTCACCTCGCACCCGATCTGTCTGAAGATCCGTGGCCCCTTGATGTATGAGGACGAGAACCAGTGCACGTGGCATCATTTTGTCATGGACCAAGGAGGTGACCTGCAAGTACGGTTGTGCCAGgtgaacatccccagtgggcataTGGCACTCACCACCAGCCCGCTGACCTCCAGCACCATGCCTTCGATGTGGACACTACACCTTGGCAAACGGTACCTGGACTCCATGGGCTGGTTCTGGCGCATCGTGAACCACGTCAAGGAGGATGACATGGAGGAAATGAACCTTAAGCTGATGAAAGATTCGTAG